A single Macaca mulatta isolate MMU2019108-1 chromosome 15, T2T-MMU8v2.0, whole genome shotgun sequence DNA region contains:
- the GPR21 gene encoding putative G-protein coupled receptor 21, with protein MNSTLDGNQSSHPFCLLAFGYLETVNFCLLEVLIIVFLTVLIISGNIIVIFVFHCAPLLNHHTTSYFIQTMAYADLFVGVSCLVPSLSLLHHPLPVEESLTCQIFGFVVSVLKSVSMASLACISIDRYIAITKPLTYNTLVTPWRLRLCIFLIWLYSTLVFLPSFFHWGKPGYHGDVFQWCAESWHTDSYFTLFIVMMLYAPAALIVCFTYFNIFRICQQHTKEISERQARFSSQSGETGEVQACPDKRYAMVLFRITSVFYILWLPYIIYFLLESSTGHSNRFASFLTTWLAISNSFCNCVIYSLSNSVFQRGLKRLSGAMCTSCASQTTANDPYTVRSKGPLNGCRI; from the coding sequence atgAACTCCACCTTGGATGGTAATCAGAGCAGCCACCCTTTTTGCCTCTTGGCATTTGGCTATTTGGAAACTGTCAATTTTTGCCTTTTGGAAGTATTGATTATTGTCTTTCTAACTGTATTGATTATTTCTGGCAACATCattgtgatttttgtatttcactGTGCACCTTTGTTGAACCATCACACTACAAGTTATTTTATCCAGACTATGGCATATGCTGACCTTTTTGTTGGGGTGAGCTGCCTGGTCCCTTCTTTATCACTCCTCCATCACCCCCTTCCAGTAGAGGAGTCCTTGACTTGCCAGATATTTGGTTTCGTAGTATCAGTTCTGAAGAGCGTCTCCATGGCTTCTCTGGCTTGTATCAGCATTGATAGATACATTGCCATTACTAAACCTTTAACCTATAATACTCTGGTTACACCCTGGAGACTACGCCTGTGTATTTTCCTGATTTGGCTATACTCGACCCTggtcttcctgccttcctttttccACTGGGGCAAACCTGGATATCATGGAGATGTGTTTCAGTGGTGTGCGGAATCCTGGCACACTGACTCCTACTTCACCCTGTTCATCGTGATGATGTTATATGCCCCAGCAGCCCTTATTGTCTGCTTCACCTATTTCAACATCTTCCGCATCTGTCAACAGCACACAAAAGAAATCAGCGAAAGGCAAGCCCGCTTCAGCAGCCAGAGTGGGGAGACTGGGGAAGTGCAGGCCTGTCCTGATAAGCGCTATGCCATGGTCCTGTTTCGAATCACTAGTGTATTTTACATCCTCTGGTTGCCATATATCATCTACTTCTTGTTGGAAAGCTCCACTGGCCACAGCAACCGCTTCGCATCCTTCTTGACCACCTGGCTTGCTATTAGTAACAGTTTCTGCAACTGTGTCATTTATAGTCTCTCCAACAGTGTATTCCAAAGAGGACTAAAGCGCCTCTCAGGGGCTATGTGTACTTCTTGTGCAAGTCAGACTACAGCCAACGACCCTTACACAGTTAGAAGCAAAGGCCCTCTTAATGGATGTCGTATCTGA